From a single Lolium rigidum isolate FL_2022 chromosome 7, APGP_CSIRO_Lrig_0.1, whole genome shotgun sequence genomic region:
- the LOC124671629 gene encoding phosphatidylinositol 4-kinase gamma 6-like, translated as MSPNLESSLKTQVPALLLRRLFGAGARRDDAKQHQMSPPRPSPPPAPAGRRRVFVQTETGCVLGMDLDRGDNAHTVKRRLQLALNVPTGGTSLTFGDRVLENDLSSIRRDSPLLLTRDSIHRSCSTPCLCPVSADFEQQDSSGLVEILGSCSTSVRRLVDDVATGIRGGLDPVPIDSGLGGSYYFRDVGGDRVAIVKPTDEEPFAPNNPKGFTGRALGQPGLKKSVRVGETGFREVAAYLLDHENFANVPATALVKITHSVFNINRPMNNGGAPAHDQKHQTTSKIASFQQFIAHDFDASDHGTSSFPVAAVHRIGILDIRIFNTDRHGGNVLVRKLDGGTGRFGCQTELFPIDHGLCLPENLEDPYFEWIHWAQASIPFSEEELEYIRNLDPVRDATMLRRELPMIREACLRVLILCTIFLKEAATFGLCLAEIGEMMTREFRGMEEEPSKLELVCMEARKKVDEWEPFSPDVEQGEDMGFQFSMDALGGYSDVIRSPRFHCSGIKGSSFRNPLTKLVESMDEDNDDDEDRKEFSMHSSPHRIPSAELNPPSVYRTTSLNGSAVNRSADEQLPSSMCFVRLSDMSAEEWHIFVEKFQELLNEALDECKAAGAQRMKQRLGTSCKF; from the coding sequence ATGTCCCCCAACCTGGAGAGCTCGCTCAAGACCCAGgtgccggcgctgctcctccgGCGCCTCTTCGGCGCCGGGGCGCGGCGGGATGACGCGAAGCAACACCAGATGTCGCCCCCGCGGCCGTcgcccccgccggcgccggcggggagGCGGCGGGTGTTCGTGCAGACGGAGACCGGGTGCGTGCTGGGGATGGACCTGGACCGCGGCGACAACGCGCACACGGTCAAGCGCCGGCTGCAGCTGGCGCTCAACGTGCCCACGGGCGGGACCTCGCTCACCTTCGGCGACCGCGTCCTGGAGAACGACCTCTCCTCCATCCGCCGCGACTCGCCGCTGCTGCTCACGCGCGACAGCATCCACCGCAGCTGCTCCACGCCCTGCCTCTGCCCCGTCTCCGCGGACTTCGAGCAGCAGGACTCCAGCGGGCTGGTCGAGATCCTCGGGTCCTGCAGCACCAGCGTGAGGCGGCTCGTCGACGACGTGGCCACCGGCATACGGGGCGGGCTGGACCCGGTGCCCATTGACAGCGGCCTCGGCGGCTCCTACTACTTCAGGGACGTTGGCGGCGACAGGGTTGCCATTGTGAAGCCAACGGATGAGGAGCCGTTCGCGCCGAACAACCCCAAGGGGTTCACCGGGAGGGCGCTCGGCCAGCCGGGGCTGAAGAAGTCTGTGCGGGTAGGGGAGACAGGGTTCAGGGAGGTCGCCGCGTACCTGCTGGACCATGAAAATTTCGCGAATGTCCCCGCGACGGCGCTGGTGAAGATAACGCACTCGGTCTTCAACATCAACCGCCCGATGAACAACGGCGGCGCTCCGGCTCATGACCAGAAGCATCAAACTACCAGTAAGATCGCTTCGTTCCAGCAGTTCATCGCGCATGACTTCGATGCCAGTGACCACGGCACTTCGAGCTTCCCGGTGGCTGCTGTGCACAGGATCGGTATATTAGACATCAGGATTTTCAACACGGACAGGCACGGTGGCAATGTGCTGGTGAGGAAACTTGATGGTGGCACCGGCCGGTTTGGTTGCCAGACAGAGCTGTTCCCTATTGATCATGGCCTGTGTCTGCCCGAGAACTTGGAGGACCCTTATTTCGAGTGGATACACTGGGCGCAGGCGTCGATCCCAttctccgaggaagagcttgagtACATCAGGAATCTTGATCCGGTGAGGGATGCTACAATGCTGCGGAGAGAACTGCCCATGATACGTGAGGCTTGCCTCCGGGTCCTGATCCTGTGCACCATCTTCCTCAAAGAGGCTGCAACTTTTGGGCTTTGCTTGGCGGAGATCGGCGAGATGATGACCAGGGAGTTCAGAGGGATGGAGGAGGAGcccagcaaattggagcttgtctgCATGGAAGCTAGAAAGAAGGTGGATGAATGGGAACCATTCTCTCCTGATGTTGAACAAGGGGAGGACATGGGTTTCCAGTTCTCCATGGATGCGTTAGGAGGCTACAGTGATGTGATTCGATCGCCAAGATTCCATTGCTCAGGCATCAAGGGTTCTAGCTTCAGGAATCCTCTGACAAAGCTTGTGGAGAGCATGGACGAGGACAATGATGACGATGAAGATCGTAAGGAGTTTTCCATGCATTCATCTCCTCATCGGATCCCATCTGCTGAGTTAAATCCTCCTAGTGTGTACAGAACTACTAGTTTGAATGGCAGTGCCGTGAACAGGAGCGCCGATGAACAGCTCCCATCAAGTATGTGCTTTGTCAGGTTGTCGGACATGAGTGCAGAGGAGTGGCACATCTTCGTTGAGAAGTTTCAGGAGCTGCTGAATGAAGCGCTGGACGAATGCAAGGCGGCTGGAGCGCAGCGGATGAAGCAACGATTGGGCACTTCCTGCAAATTTTGA
- the LOC124670914 gene encoding F-box/kelch-repeat protein At5g15710-like, translated as MDSTAAASARAAAARPTSPSRPRTKPRGLDEETCLATPNRPPSAAATTAAASPADAMDPRVWAALPDDLLLEILARVPPFLLSRLRAVSRRWGTVLRGGDPSFLAAHAAAPSHGPCLLAFTRGAPPHCGALSLPLRARYRLPLTFLPAWDLSLVGSSGGLVCLAGSDGAAFRTIICNPLTQAWRALPAMRHNHPRQLVLAVDRKLRCYKLIAAASDDRTLPTEVYDSREDKWSVHQTMPAASLCSSKMAFCDSRLYLETLSPLGLMMYKVDAGHWEHIPAKFPRSLLDGYLVAGARRRLFLVGRIGLYSTLQSMRIWELDHGKTIWVEISRMPPKYFRALLRLSAERFECFGQDNLICFTSWNQGKGLLYDVDKKAWSWIAGCASQLCNTQFCFYEPRFDTSIF; from the coding sequence ATGGACtcaacggcggcggcgagcgcgcgcgcggcggccgccCGGCCCACGAGTCCCTCGCGGCCGCGGACCAAGCCGCGGGGGCTCGACGAGGAGACCTGCTTGGCGACGCCCAACaggccgccctccgccgccgccaccaccgccgccgcctcgccggccgACGCCATGGACCCGCGCGTCTGGGCCGCGCTCCCGGACGACCTCCTCCTCGAAATCCTCGCCCGCGTGCCGCCCTTCCTGCTCTCCCGCCTGCGCGCCGTCTCGCGCCGCTGGGGCACCGTCCTGCGGGGCGGCGACCCATCCTTCCTCGCGGCGCACGCCGCGGCGCCCTCCCACGGGCCCTGCCTGCTCGCCTTCACCCGGGGCGCGCCGCCCCACTGCGGCGCGCTCAGCCTGCCGCTCCGCGCGCGGTACCGGCTGCCCCTCACCTTCCTCCCCGCCTGGGACCTCTCCCTCGTCGGCTCCTCGGGGGGCCTCGTGTGCCTCGCCGGCTCCGACGGCGCCGCATTCCGCACCATCATCTGCAACCCGCTCACGCAGGCCTGGCGGGCGCTCCCGGCCATGCGCCACAACCACCCGCGCCAGCTCGTGCTCGCCGTCGACCGCAAACTCCGCTGCTACAAActcatcgccgccgccagcgacgacAGGACCCTCCCCACCGAGGTCTACGACTCCAGGGAGGATAAATGGTCCGTGCACCAGACGATGCCCGCGGCGAGCCTCTGCTCGTCCAAGATGGCCTTCTGCGACTCCCGGCTCTACCTGGAGACGCTCTCGCCGCTCGGGCTGATGATGTATAAAGTGGACGCGGGCCACTGGGAGCACATACCCGCCAAGTTCCCGCGCTCGCTGCTGGACGGGTACCTCGTCGCTGGAGCTCGCAGACGGCTGTTCTTGGTGGGGAGGATCGGGCTGTACAGCACGCTGCAGAGCATGAGGATCTGGGAGCTGGATCATGGCAAGACCATCTGGGTCGAGATAAGCCGGATGCCGCCCAAGTACTTCAGGGCTCTCCTCAGGCTGTCTGCTGAGAGGTTTGAGTGCTTTGGGCAGGACAACTTGATCTGCTTCACCTCGTGGAACCAGGGCAAAGGTCTCCTCTACGATGTCGACAAGAAGGCTTGGTCGTGGATTGCCGGTTGCGCAAGCCAGTTGTGCAATACACAGTTCTGCTTTTATGAGCCAAGGTTTGATACATCCATCTTTTGA